From Halobacterium sp. R2-5, the proteins below share one genomic window:
- a CDS encoding SIMPL domain-containing protein (The SIMPL domain is named for its presence in mouse protein SIMPL (signalling molecule that associates with mouse pelle-like kinase). Bacterial member BP26, from Brucella, was shown to assemble into a channel-like structure, while YggE from E. coli has been associated with resistance to oxidative stress.), translating into MRQQTLVLAVLGTALLVTAGVAGALTFGSGPATAGQAAPSDQSITVSADGEVEAEPDQALVRVAVTATGNDSTAVRSEIAERSAAMQSALEEYGISEENVRTVHFTIRQERERTPEGGVERGQYVGTHAFEITVEDTDAAGEVVDVAVDNGADRVDGVSFTLSDEKRESLYQDALTAAMGNAETRAETLADAGDLSVTATHSIVSADTNYRPYHVESASFAADSGSAGGGTSVQSGPVTVTADVRVTYNATVA; encoded by the coding sequence ATGCGACAGCAAACACTCGTGCTCGCGGTCCTCGGTACCGCCCTCCTGGTGACCGCTGGCGTCGCCGGCGCCTTGACCTTCGGTAGCGGGCCGGCGACGGCGGGTCAGGCAGCGCCGTCCGACCAGTCGATCACCGTCTCTGCGGACGGCGAGGTGGAGGCCGAGCCCGACCAGGCGCTCGTACGCGTCGCGGTGACGGCTACTGGAAACGACTCGACCGCGGTCCGGAGCGAGATCGCCGAGCGCTCCGCGGCGATGCAGTCGGCGCTCGAGGAGTACGGCATCTCGGAGGAGAACGTCCGCACCGTGCACTTCACCATCCGACAGGAGCGCGAGCGGACGCCCGAAGGCGGCGTGGAGCGCGGCCAGTACGTCGGCACGCACGCGTTCGAGATTACGGTCGAGGACACTGACGCAGCCGGCGAGGTCGTGGACGTGGCCGTGGACAACGGCGCGGACCGCGTCGACGGCGTCTCGTTCACGCTCTCCGACGAGAAGCGCGAGTCCCTCTACCAGGACGCGCTGACGGCGGCGATGGGGAACGCGGAGACGCGCGCGGAGACGCTCGCCGACGCCGGCGACCTGTCGGTGACCGCCACGCACAGCATCGTCTCGGCGGACACGAACTACCGTCCGTACCACGTGGAGTCGGCGTCCTTCGCGGCTGATTCGGGCAGCGCGGGCGGTGGCACGTCGGTCCAGTCCGGCCCGGTCACCGTCACCGCTGACGTCCGCGTGACGTACAACGCGACGGTCGCCTGA
- the engB gene encoding GTP-binding protein EngB, whose translation MFDTRPDRSDEIVLVGRSNVGKSTLMREITGHSVATGQKPGVTRKPNHFDWASDDFVVTDLPGFGFMSGVDDDVRERIKTDVVRYLEDNADDIMVGVLVLDGKAAVDIIDRHSGDEEIPHVVELFYLLEDLGITPVVAVNKMDKVDDRDERLDDIADRLGLHPPWKQWQDTIAPIAAKHGRTDPFDDAVRTHLEAAKRDDLKKFF comes from the coding sequence ATGTTCGACACCCGCCCGGACCGCAGCGACGAGATCGTCCTCGTCGGGCGGTCGAACGTCGGCAAATCCACGCTCATGCGTGAGATCACCGGCCACAGCGTCGCGACCGGCCAGAAGCCCGGCGTCACCCGCAAGCCGAATCACTTCGACTGGGCCAGCGACGACTTCGTCGTCACCGACCTCCCCGGCTTCGGCTTCATGTCCGGCGTCGACGACGACGTCCGCGAACGCATCAAGACCGACGTCGTCCGCTACCTCGAGGACAACGCCGACGACATCATGGTCGGCGTGCTCGTCCTCGACGGCAAAGCCGCCGTCGACATCATCGACCGCCACTCCGGCGACGAGGAGATCCCCCACGTCGTCGAACTGTTCTACCTCCTCGAAGACCTCGGCATCACGCCCGTCGTCGCTGTCAACAAGATGGACAAAGTCGACGACCGCGACGAACGCCTCGACGACATCGCCGACCGCCTCGGCCTCCACCCGCCCTGGAAGCAGTGGCAGGACACCATCGCCCCCATCGCCGCCAAACACGGTCGCACTGACCCCTTCGACGACGCCGTCCGAACCCACCTCGAAGCCGCAAAACGCGACGACCTCAAGAAGTTCTTCTAA
- a CDS encoding TIGR00341 family protein, whose protein sequence is MRLVQATVPTGKREAVLAALDDEGIDYVVSDETSGGDYNAVVHFPIPTEGVEDALEALRSAGLSENAYTVVLNAETVVSRHFDDLEERYAEDEDNGDTIAREELVARARDLAPSIRTYVVLTLVSTIIATAGLLLDSPATVVGSMVIAPLLGPAMSASVGTVVDDEDLFRRGVYLQLVGVALSVLGAAAFAFFVKSTNVVPPGLDVLSLSEVSERLRPDFLSLVVALGAGVAGAFSLMTGVSSALVGVAIAVALIPPAAAVGIGVAWGVPTLAVGSSVLVMVNVLSINLAALVVLWYTGYRPQRFFEVGQARSALVKRGATLAVAIVVLSAFLGGVTYTSFQSASTEQAVNDAATDVLEGAAYPEATLLETSYEYEQGLIEREPQRVVVTVGVPPGTEYPALYSALAERINATTSTDLELELRYVYRETPD, encoded by the coding sequence GTGCGACTCGTACAGGCGACGGTCCCGACGGGGAAACGTGAGGCCGTGCTCGCGGCGCTCGACGACGAGGGGATCGACTACGTGGTCAGCGACGAGACCAGCGGCGGCGACTACAACGCCGTCGTCCACTTCCCGATACCGACGGAGGGCGTCGAGGACGCCCTGGAGGCGCTCCGGTCGGCGGGGCTCTCCGAGAACGCCTACACGGTGGTGTTGAACGCGGAGACGGTCGTCTCACGGCACTTCGACGATCTCGAAGAGCGCTACGCCGAAGACGAGGACAACGGCGACACCATCGCGCGCGAGGAACTGGTCGCACGTGCCAGGGACCTCGCGCCCTCCATCCGGACGTACGTCGTGCTGACGCTCGTGAGCACGATTATCGCGACCGCGGGTCTGCTACTGGACTCGCCGGCGACGGTGGTCGGGTCGATGGTCATCGCGCCACTGCTGGGGCCGGCGATGTCCGCGAGCGTGGGCACCGTCGTCGACGACGAGGACCTGTTCCGGCGGGGCGTCTACCTCCAGCTGGTCGGCGTCGCGCTCTCCGTGCTGGGCGCGGCGGCGTTCGCGTTCTTCGTGAAGTCCACGAACGTCGTGCCGCCGGGACTGGACGTGCTGTCGCTGTCGGAGGTCAGCGAGCGCCTGCGGCCGGACTTCCTCTCGCTGGTGGTCGCGCTCGGCGCGGGCGTCGCGGGCGCGTTCAGCCTGATGACGGGGGTGTCGTCGGCGCTCGTCGGCGTCGCCATCGCCGTCGCGTTGATTCCGCCGGCGGCCGCCGTCGGTATCGGAGTCGCGTGGGGCGTCCCGACGCTCGCCGTCGGGTCCAGTGTGCTCGTCATGGTGAACGTCCTCTCCATCAACCTCGCCGCGCTCGTCGTGCTGTGGTACACCGGCTACCGCCCGCAGCGGTTCTTCGAGGTGGGGCAGGCGCGCTCCGCGCTCGTGAAGCGTGGCGCCACGCTCGCCGTCGCTATCGTCGTGCTGTCGGCGTTCCTCGGCGGCGTCACGTACACGTCGTTCCAGTCCGCGAGCACCGAGCAGGCGGTCAACGACGCCGCGACGGACGTCCTCGAAGGGGCCGCGTACCCGGAGGCGACGCTGCTCGAGACGAGCTACGAGTACGAGCAGGGTCTGATCGAGCGCGAACCCCAGCGCGTCGTCGTCACCGTCGGCGTGCCGCCCGGCACCGAGTACCCGGCGCTCTACAGTGCGCTTGCCGAACGAATCAACGCCACCACGAGTACGGACCTCGAACTGGAGCTCCGGTACGTCTACCGCGAGACTCCGGACTGA
- a CDS encoding NOG1 family protein: protein MIFENLPTTPTSEELLDKAFSRAARAGRAKGGYEAQESMLQTSSNILGDNLRNVVTAWPDFDTVDPFYYELADAVLRREFDDDRGVDALRQHLSEISWAANKTHDLGREYIGKLPRGDTDSMRKVRKQGFARMGSVMDQIEDDLDAVGRARDALKGLPEIDPDDPTIVVAGYPNVGKSSFANEVSTANIETAEYPFTTKGIEVGHLDVERVRWQIVDTPGLLDRPADERNEIENQAVSALAHAGDVILFFLDASETCGYELDDQRALRAEVAAQFDDVPLVTVCNKADLSEAVEADCYMSVENGEGVQETLDAAVEAVGYEPKLPHEE, encoded by the coding sequence ATGATTTTCGAGAACCTCCCGACGACACCGACGTCGGAGGAGCTCCTCGACAAGGCGTTCTCGCGGGCGGCGCGGGCGGGACGGGCGAAGGGCGGCTACGAAGCCCAGGAGTCGATGCTCCAGACGTCCTCGAACATCCTCGGGGACAACCTCCGCAACGTCGTGACGGCGTGGCCGGACTTCGACACCGTCGACCCGTTCTACTACGAGCTCGCGGACGCCGTGCTGCGCCGGGAGTTCGACGACGACCGCGGCGTGGACGCGCTCCGCCAGCACCTCTCCGAGATCTCGTGGGCTGCGAACAAGACCCACGACCTCGGCCGCGAGTACATCGGGAAGCTCCCGCGCGGCGACACGGACTCGATGCGGAAGGTGCGCAAGCAGGGGTTCGCGCGCATGGGCTCCGTGATGGACCAGATCGAGGACGACCTCGACGCCGTCGGCCGCGCCCGCGACGCGCTGAAGGGTCTCCCCGAGATCGACCCCGACGACCCGACCATCGTCGTCGCGGGCTACCCGAACGTCGGGAAGTCGTCGTTCGCCAACGAGGTCTCGACGGCGAACATCGAGACCGCCGAGTACCCGTTCACGACGAAGGGCATCGAGGTCGGCCACCTCGACGTCGAGCGCGTGCGCTGGCAGATCGTCGACACGCCCGGGCTGCTCGACCGGCCGGCCGACGAGCGCAACGAGATCGAGAACCAGGCGGTCTCGGCGCTCGCGCACGCCGGCGACGTCATCCTGTTCTTCCTCGACGCCAGCGAGACCTGCGGCTACGAGCTCGACGACCAGCGCGCGCTCCGCGCGGAGGTCGCCGCCCAGTTCGACGACGTGCCGCTGGTCACGGTCTGCAACAAGGCCGACCTCTCGGAGGCCGTCGAAGCGGACTGCTACATGAGCGTCGAGAACGGCGAGGGCGTCCAGGAGACGCTGGACGCCGCGGTCGAAGCGGTCGGCTACGAGCCCAAACTCCCCCACGAGGAGTAG